The following proteins come from a genomic window of Pseudomonas sp. MAG733B:
- the gltB gene encoding glutamate synthase large subunit: protein MKAGLYQPDEFKDNCGFGLIAHMQGEPSHTLLQTAIEALTCMTHRGGINADGKTGDGCGLLIQKPDVFLRAIAQETFGVALPKQYAVGMVFFNQDPVKAEAARENMNREILAAGLQLVGWRKVPIDTSVLGRLALERLPQIEQVFIGGEGLSDQDMAIKLFSSRRRSSVANAADVDHYICSFSHKTIIYKGLMMPADLTAFYPDLSDERLQTAICVFHQRFSTNTLPKWPLAQPFRFLAHNGEINTITGNRNWAVARRTKFANDLMPDLEELGPLVNRVGSDSSSMDNMLELMVTGGIDLFRGVRMIIPPAWQNVETMDPDLRAFYEYNSMHMEPWDGPAGVVMTDGRYAVCLLDRNGLRPARWVTTTNGFITLASEIGVWNYQPEDVIAKGRVGPGQIFAVDTETGQILDTDAIDNRLKSRHPYKQWLRKNALRIQATMEDNDHGSAFYDVDQLKQYMKMYQVTFEERDQVLRPLGEQGYEAVGSMGDDTPMAVLSQRVRTPYDYFRQQFAQVTNPPIDPLREAIVMSLEICLGAERNIFQESPEHASRVILSSPVISPAKWRSLMNLDRPGFERQIIDLNYDESVGLEAAIRNVADQAEEAVRAGRTQVVLSDRHIAPGKLPIHASLATGAVHHRLTEKGLRCDSNILVETATARDPHHFAVLIGFGASAVYPFLAYEVLGDLIRTGEVLGDLYEVFKNYRKGITKGLLKILSKMGISTITSYRGAQLFEAIGLSEEVCNLSFRGVPSRIKGARFVDIEAEQKALATEAWSPRKPIQQGGLLKFVHGGEYHAYNPDVVNTLQAAVQQGDYSKFKEYTSLVDNRPVSMIRDLLKVKTLDTPLDISEIEPLESVLKRFDSAGISLGALSPEAHEALAEAMNRLGARSNSGEGGEDPARYGTIKSSKIKQVATGRFGVTPEYLVNAEVLQIKVAQGAKPGEGGQLPGGKVNGLIAKLRYAVPGVTLISPPPHHDIYSIEDLSQLIFDLKQVNPKALVSVKLVAEAGVGTIAAGVAKAYVDLITISGYDGGTGASPLTSIKYAGAPWELGLAETHQTLRGNDLRGKVRVQTDGGLKTGLDVIKAAILGAESFGFGTAPMIALGCKYLRICHLNNCATGVATQNEKLRKDHYIGTVDMVVNFFTYVAEETREWLAKLGVRSLEELIGRTDLLEILEGQTAKQHHLDLTPLLGSDHVPADKPQFCGVERNPPFDKGLLAEKMVDMATSAINDLSGADFALDICNCDRSIGARISGEIARKHGNQGMANAPVTFRFKGTAGQSFGVWNAGGLNMYLEGDANDYVGKGMTGGKLVIVPPKGSVYKTQDSAIIGNTCLYGATGGKLFAAGTAGERFAVRNSGAHTVVEGTGDHCCEYMTGGFVCVLGKTGYNFGSGMTGGFAYVLDQDNTFVDRVNHELVEIQRISGEAMEAYRSHLQRVLNEYVEETDSEWGRNLAENLDDYLRRFWLVKPKAATLKSLLSSTRANPQ from the coding sequence ATGAAAGCAGGTCTGTACCAACCAGATGAATTCAAGGATAACTGCGGTTTCGGCCTGATAGCCCATATGCAGGGCGAGCCCAGTCATACCCTTTTGCAAACGGCCATCGAGGCCCTGACCTGCATGACCCACCGCGGTGGGATTAATGCCGACGGCAAGACCGGTGACGGTTGCGGTCTGCTGATTCAAAAGCCGGACGTGTTCCTGCGAGCCATCGCCCAGGAAACCTTCGGCGTTGCATTGCCCAAGCAATATGCCGTGGGCATGGTCTTCTTCAACCAGGACCCGGTCAAAGCCGAAGCCGCTCGCGAGAACATGAACCGCGAGATCCTGGCCGCCGGCCTGCAACTGGTCGGCTGGCGCAAAGTGCCGATCGACACCAGCGTCCTCGGCCGCCTGGCCCTTGAGCGTCTGCCGCAGATCGAACAAGTGTTCATCGGTGGTGAAGGCCTGAGCGATCAGGACATGGCGATCAAGCTGTTCAGCTCCCGTCGTCGCTCGTCCGTGGCCAACGCCGCCGACGTCGATCACTACATCTGCAGCTTTTCCCACAAGACCATCATTTATAAAGGCCTGATGATGCCGGCGGACTTGACCGCCTTCTATCCAGACCTGAGCGACGAGCGCCTGCAAACCGCGATCTGCGTGTTCCACCAGCGCTTCTCCACCAACACCCTGCCGAAATGGCCGCTGGCTCAACCGTTCCGCTTCCTGGCGCACAACGGCGAGATCAACACCATCACCGGTAACCGCAACTGGGCCGTGGCCCGTCGTACCAAGTTCGCCAACGACCTGATGCCCGATCTCGAAGAGCTCGGCCCGCTGGTCAACCGCGTGGGTTCCGACTCCTCCAGCATGGACAACATGCTGGAGCTGATGGTCACCGGTGGTATCGACCTGTTCCGTGGCGTGCGGATGATCATTCCGCCAGCGTGGCAGAACGTCGAAACCATGGACCCGGATCTGCGTGCGTTCTACGAATACAACTCGATGCACATGGAGCCGTGGGACGGCCCGGCCGGCGTGGTAATGACCGACGGTCGCTACGCGGTGTGCCTGCTCGACCGTAACGGTCTGCGTCCGGCGCGTTGGGTGACCACCACCAACGGTTTCATCACCCTGGCTTCGGAAATCGGTGTCTGGAACTACCAGCCTGAAGACGTGATCGCCAAGGGCCGCGTTGGTCCGGGGCAGATCTTTGCCGTGGACACCGAAACCGGGCAGATCCTCGACACCGACGCCATCGACAACCGCCTGAAGTCGCGTCATCCGTACAAGCAATGGCTGCGCAAGAATGCTTTGCGCATCCAGGCGACCATGGAAGACAACGACCACGGTTCGGCGTTCTACGACGTCGATCAGCTCAAGCAATACATGAAGATGTATCAGGTCACGTTCGAAGAGCGCGATCAGGTACTGCGTCCGCTCGGTGAGCAAGGCTACGAAGCCGTGGGCTCGATGGGCGACGATACGCCGATGGCCGTGCTGTCCCAGCGCGTGCGTACGCCGTACGACTATTTCCGCCAGCAGTTCGCGCAGGTCACCAACCCGCCGATCGACCCGCTGCGTGAAGCCATCGTCATGTCGCTGGAAATCTGCCTCGGTGCCGAGCGCAACATCTTCCAGGAGTCGCCGGAACACGCTTCGCGCGTGATCCTCAGCTCGCCGGTCATTTCCCCGGCCAAGTGGCGTTCGCTGATGAACCTCGATCGTCCGGGCTTCGAACGCCAGATCATCGACCTCAACTACGACGAAAGCGTCGGCCTCGAAGCGGCGATCCGCAACGTTGCCGATCAGGCTGAAGAAGCCGTGCGCGCTGGTCGTACCCAGGTTGTGCTGAGTGACCGTCACATCGCTCCGGGCAAGTTGCCGATCCACGCGTCGCTGGCTACCGGTGCCGTGCACCACCGCCTGACCGAGAAAGGCCTGCGTTGCGATTCCAACATCCTGGTGGAAACCGCGACCGCTCGCGATCCGCATCACTTCGCGGTGTTGATCGGTTTCGGCGCCTCTGCCGTTTATCCGTTCCTGGCTTATGAAGTGCTGGGCGACCTGATCCGTACCGGTGAAGTGCTGGGCGACCTCTACGAGGTGTTCAAGAACTACCGTAAAGGCATCACCAAAGGCTTGCTCAAGATCCTGTCGAAGATGGGCATCTCGACCATCACCTCCTATCGCGGAGCACAACTGTTCGAAGCGATCGGCCTGTCCGAGGAAGTCTGCAACCTGAGCTTCCGTGGCGTGCCAAGCCGCATCAAGGGTGCGCGTTTCGTCGATATCGAAGCCGAGCAGAAAGCCCTCGCTACCGAAGCCTGGAGCCCGCGCAAGCCGATCCAGCAAGGTGGTTTGCTGAAATTCGTTCACGGTGGCGAATATCACGCGTACAACCCGGACGTGGTCAACACCCTGCAAGCCGCTGTGCAGCAGGGCGACTACAGCAAGTTCAAGGAATACACGTCGCTGGTGGATAACCGCCCGGTGTCGATGATCCGCGACCTGCTGAAAGTCAAAACCCTCGACACTCCATTGGACATCAGCGAGATCGAACCGCTGGAATCGGTGCTCAAGCGCTTCGACTCCGCCGGTATCTCCCTGGGCGCCCTGTCGCCGGAAGCTCACGAAGCCCTGGCCGAAGCCATGAACCGCCTCGGTGCGCGTTCCAACTCCGGCGAAGGTGGCGAAGACCCGGCGCGCTACGGCACCATCAAGAGCTCGAAAATCAAGCAGGTGGCGACTGGCCGTTTCGGTGTGACGCCGGAATACCTGGTCAACGCCGAAGTGCTGCAGATCAAGGTCGCTCAGGGCGCCAAGCCCGGCGAAGGTGGTCAACTGCCGGGCGGTAAAGTGAACGGTTTGATCGCCAAGCTGCGTTACGCAGTGCCGGGCGTGACCCTGATTTCGCCGCCGCCGCACCACGACATCTACTCGATCGAAGACTTGTCGCAGCTGATTTTCGACCTGAAACAAGTCAACCCGAAAGCACTGGTCTCTGTGAAGCTGGTAGCAGAAGCGGGCGTCGGCACCATCGCCGCCGGTGTGGCCAAGGCCTACGTGGACTTGATCACCATTTCCGGCTACGACGGCGGCACCGGTGCATCGCCGCTGACCTCGATCAAATACGCGGGCGCTCCGTGGGAACTCGGCCTGGCCGAAACTCACCAGACCCTGCGTGGCAACGACTTGCGCGGAAAAGTCCGGGTACAAACCGACGGCGGCCTGAAAACCGGCCTCGACGTGATCAAGGCTGCGATCCTCGGCGCTGAAAGCTTCGGCTTCGGCACCGCGCCAATGATCGCCCTGGGCTGCAAATACCTGCGCATCTGCCACCTGAACAACTGCGCCACCGGCGTTGCGACTCAGAACGAGAAGCTGCGCAAGGATCACTACATCGGCACCGTCGACATGGTGGTGAACTTCTTCACCTACGTCGCCGAAGAAACCCGTGAGTGGCTGGCCAAGCTGGGCGTGCGCTCCCTCGAAGAGCTGATCGGCCGCACCGATCTGCTGGAAATCCTCGAAGGGCAGACCGCCAAGCAGCATCACCTGGACCTGACTCCATTGCTGGGCAGCGACCACGTGCCGGCGGACAAGCCGCAGTTCTGCGGCGTGGAACGCAACCCGCCGTTCGACAAAGGCCTGCTGGCCGAGAAAATGGTCGACATGGCCACCTCGGCAATCAATGACCTGAGCGGCGCCGATTTCGCCCTGGACATCTGCAACTGCGACCGTTCGATCGGTGCGCGGATCTCCGGTGAAATCGCCCGTAAGCACGGCAACCAAGGCATGGCGAATGCGCCGGTCACCTTCCGCTTCAAGGGCACTGCCGGGCAGAGCTTCGGCGTGTGGAACGCCGGCGGCCTGAACATGTATCTGGAAGGCGATGCCAACGACTACGTCGGCAAGGGCATGACCGGCGGCAAGCTGGTCATCGTTCCGCCGAAGGGCAGCGTCTACAAGACTCAGGACAGTGCCATCATCGGCAACACCTGCCTGTACGGCGCTACCGGTGGCAAGCTGTTCGCCGCCGGCACCGCGGGCGAGCGTTTCGCCGTGCGTAACTCCGGTGCCCACACCGTGGTGGAAGGCACTGGCGATCACTGCTGCGAGTACATGACCGGTGGTTTCGTCTGCGTCCTGGGCAAGACCGGTTACAACTTCGGCTCAGGCATGACCGGCGGTTTCGCCTACGTGCTCGACCAGGACAACACTTTCGTTGACCGGGTCAACCACGAACTGGTGGAAATCCAGCGGATCAGCGGCGAGGCGATGGAAGCCTACCGTAGCCATTTGCAACGCGTGCTGAACGAGTACGTCGAGGAAACCGACAGCGAGTGGGGTCGTAACCTCGCCGAAAACCTCGATGATTACCTGCGCCGTTTCTGGTTGGTCAAGCCCAAGGCTGCCACCCTGAAATCGTTGCTTTCCAGCACCCGTGCCAACCCGCAGTGA
- a CDS encoding FAD-dependent oxidoreductase, translated as MAERLNNDFQFIEVGRKDPKKKLLRQRKKEFVEIYEPFKPQQSADQAHRCLGCGNPYCEWKCPVHNFIPNWLKLVAEGNILQAAELSHQTNTLPEVCGRVCPQDRLCEGACTLNDGFGAVTIGSVEKYITDTAFAMGWRPDMSKVKPTGKRVAIIGAGPAGLGCADVLVRGGVTPVVFDKNPEIGGLLTFGIPEFKLEKTVLSNRREVFSGMGIQFRLNTEVGKDVTMEQLLEEYDAVFMGMGTYTYMKGGFAGEDLPGVYDALDFLIANVNRNLGFEKSPEDFVDMKGKKVVVLGGGDTAMDCNRTSIRQGAKSVTCAYRRDEANMPGSRKEVKNAKEEGVKFLYNRQPIAIVGEDKVEGVKVVETRLGEPDARGRRSPEPIPGSEEIIPADAVVIAFGFRPSPAPWFEQFSIQTDSQGRVVAPEQGQYKHQTSNPKIFAGGDMVRGSDLVVTAIFEGRNAAEGILDYLGV; from the coding sequence ATGGCTGAACGTCTGAATAATGACTTCCAGTTCATCGAGGTCGGGCGCAAGGATCCGAAGAAGAAACTGTTGCGTCAACGCAAGAAAGAGTTCGTGGAAATCTACGAACCGTTCAAACCCCAGCAGTCGGCAGATCAGGCCCACCGCTGCCTGGGTTGCGGTAACCCGTATTGCGAATGGAAGTGCCCGGTGCACAACTTCATTCCCAACTGGCTGAAGCTGGTGGCCGAGGGCAACATCCTCCAGGCCGCCGAGCTGTCGCACCAGACCAACACCCTGCCGGAAGTGTGCGGCCGGGTGTGCCCGCAGGATCGTCTGTGCGAGGGTGCGTGCACCCTCAACGATGGCTTCGGCGCGGTGACCATCGGTTCGGTTGAGAAGTACATCACCGACACCGCGTTCGCCATGGGCTGGCGTCCGGACATGTCCAAGGTCAAGCCGACCGGCAAGCGCGTCGCGATCATCGGCGCGGGCCCGGCGGGCCTGGGCTGTGCCGACGTGCTGGTGCGTGGCGGCGTGACCCCGGTGGTGTTCGACAAGAACCCGGAAATCGGCGGTCTGCTGACCTTCGGCATCCCTGAGTTCAAGCTGGAAAAGACCGTGCTGAGCAATCGTCGCGAAGTCTTCAGCGGTATGGGCATCCAGTTCCGCCTCAACACCGAGGTGGGCAAGGACGTGACCATGGAGCAACTGCTCGAAGAATACGATGCCGTGTTCATGGGCATGGGCACCTACACCTACATGAAGGGCGGCTTTGCCGGTGAAGACCTGCCGGGCGTGTACGACGCGCTGGACTTCCTGATCGCCAACGTCAACCGCAACCTGGGCTTTGAAAAGTCGCCGGAAGATTTCGTCGACATGAAAGGCAAGAAGGTCGTGGTTCTCGGAGGCGGCGACACGGCGATGGACTGCAACCGCACTTCGATCCGCCAGGGCGCCAAGTCGGTGACCTGTGCTTATCGTCGTGACGAAGCGAACATGCCGGGCTCGCGCAAAGAGGTGAAGAACGCCAAGGAAGAAGGCGTGAAATTCCTCTACAACCGCCAGCCGATCGCCATCGTTGGCGAGGACAAGGTTGAAGGCGTGAAGGTGGTCGAGACCCGTCTCGGCGAACCGGACGCCCGTGGCCGTCGCAGCCCTGAGCCGATCCCGGGCTCCGAAGAGATTATCCCGGCCGACGCCGTGGTCATCGCTTTCGGTTTCCGTCCAAGCCCGGCGCCGTGGTTCGAACAGTTCAGCATCCAGACCGACAGCCAGGGCCGTGTCGTAGCCCCGGAACAAGGCCAGTACAAGCACCAGACCAGCAACCCGAAAATCTTCGCCGGTGGCGACATGGTTCGTGGTTCTGACCTGGTGGTGACAGCGATCTTCGAAGGCCGTAATGCGGCGGAAGGGATCCTGGATTACCTGGGCGTGTAA
- the hemE gene encoding uroporphyrinogen decarboxylase — MTALKNDRFLRALLKQPVDVTPVWMMRQAGRYLPEYRASRAKAGDFMSLCMNPEFACEVTMQPLDRYPQLDAAILFSDILTIPDAMGQGLYFETGEGPRFKKVVSTLADIEALPIPDPHKDLGYVMDAVSTIRRELNGRVPLIGFAGSPWTLATYMVEGGSSKDYRKTKTMLYDNPQALHLLLDKLAQTVTSYLNGQIMAGAQAVQIFDSWGGSLSAAAYQEFSLAYMKKIVSGLIREHEGRKVPVILFTKNGGLWLESIADAGADALGLDWTCDIGSARTRVGDKVALQGNMDPTVLYAKPEAIRTEVGRILASYGKGSGHVFNLGHGITPEVDPEHAGAFLRAVHELSAQYHE; from the coding sequence ATGACTGCCCTGAAGAACGACCGTTTCCTGCGCGCCCTGCTCAAGCAACCCGTAGACGTCACCCCCGTGTGGATGATGCGTCAGGCCGGTCGCTACCTGCCGGAATACCGCGCCAGCCGCGCCAAGGCCGGCGACTTCATGAGCCTGTGCATGAATCCGGAGTTCGCCTGCGAAGTCACGATGCAACCGCTCGACCGCTATCCACAGCTGGACGCGGCGATCCTCTTCTCCGACATCCTGACCATCCCCGACGCCATGGGCCAGGGACTGTACTTCGAAACCGGCGAAGGTCCGCGCTTCAAGAAAGTCGTCAGCACCCTGGCCGACATCGAAGCCCTGCCGATCCCTGATCCACACAAAGACCTCGGCTACGTGATGGACGCGGTCAGCACCATTCGCCGTGAACTGAACGGTCGTGTTCCGCTGATCGGCTTTGCCGGCAGCCCATGGACCCTGGCCACCTACATGGTCGAAGGCGGCTCGTCGAAGGACTACCGCAAGACCAAGACCATGCTCTACGACAACCCGCAAGCCTTGCATCTGCTGCTGGACAAGCTCGCGCAGACGGTCACCAGCTACCTCAACGGCCAGATCATGGCCGGCGCGCAAGCGGTGCAGATCTTCGACAGCTGGGGCGGCAGCCTCTCGGCGGCGGCGTACCAGGAATTCTCCCTGGCCTACATGAAGAAAATCGTCAGCGGCCTGATCCGCGAGCACGAAGGCCGAAAGGTTCCGGTGATCCTGTTCACCAAGAACGGCGGTCTGTGGCTGGAAAGCATCGCCGACGCTGGCGCGGACGCTCTGGGCCTGGACTGGACCTGCGACATCGGCAGCGCCCGCACCCGTGTCGGCGACAAAGTCGCGCTGCAAGGCAACATGGACCCGACTGTGCTCTACGCGAAACCGGAAGCGATTCGCACCGAGGTCGGCCGCATCCTCGCCAGCTATGGCAAAGGCAGCGGCCATGTGTTCAACCTGGGTCACGGCATCACACCGGAAGTCGATCCGGAACATGCGGGTGCGTTCTTGCGCGCCGTGCATGAGTTGTCGGCGCAATATCACGAGTAA
- the gbpA gene encoding N-acetylglucosamine-binding protein GbpA, which produces MKNTSYKGSAFAACTSSMILLSAMLASQSASAHGFLEVPPSRALLCQKGLNTNCGGAQYEPQSVGETFKGFPAGVGGAPLQGPVDGKIPSGGHSLFSALDAQSATRWHLTEIHNRTLDFQWHYTAVHPATKHEYFITRNGWNPNEALKRATFESTPFCTINGGNQKPSNSDKHNCTIPADKSGHHVILGIWTVGDTDAAFYNPADVNILAEPELPGGWSSVGSIAPSTTLLVGDKVKARAFSANGESPDYSVEISINTAEEGAPNNWSFKLAEAINKAHTLIRAGVRDEDGTVEPVKGNNRLFAQKASGVTRYEVQLNMQEDAAARLSVASQQAEYVLEKGLAKVDFGILSNRKMNVEATLFNESNKPVGSTSAQVDSGSNWLAIDVRGNPGAHTLTLVGTTLDGRTTRQDTQTTQLTGEGAGADYEFVFPEGISGYIAGTRVLQPKINKVFECKPFPESGYCKQYSPTANGFEPGVGAHSHMAWNEL; this is translated from the coding sequence ATGAAAAATACTTCGTACAAGGGAAGTGCGTTTGCTGCGTGCACTTCTTCAATGATCCTGTTATCGGCAATGTTGGCGTCCCAAAGTGCTTCCGCTCATGGCTTCCTGGAAGTGCCACCGTCGCGCGCACTGCTCTGTCAGAAAGGCTTGAACACTAACTGTGGCGGCGCGCAATACGAGCCACAAAGTGTTGGCGAAACCTTCAAGGGCTTTCCCGCCGGTGTCGGTGGTGCTCCATTGCAGGGGCCGGTCGATGGCAAGATTCCAAGCGGCGGTCACTCGCTGTTTTCGGCACTGGACGCTCAGTCCGCCACTCGCTGGCACCTGACGGAAATCCACAATCGCACTCTGGATTTCCAATGGCACTACACGGCCGTTCATCCAGCCACCAAACATGAATACTTCATCACCCGCAACGGCTGGAACCCGAACGAAGCGCTCAAGCGCGCTACATTCGAGAGCACACCGTTCTGCACCATCAACGGTGGCAATCAGAAGCCATCCAACAGCGACAAGCACAACTGCACCATTCCCGCCGACAAATCCGGGCATCACGTCATCCTGGGGATCTGGACGGTTGGTGACACCGACGCCGCGTTCTACAACCCGGCGGACGTGAACATCCTCGCGGAGCCGGAGCTGCCGGGTGGCTGGTCCTCCGTCGGCAGCATTGCACCTTCGACCACCTTGCTGGTTGGTGACAAGGTCAAGGCTCGCGCGTTCTCCGCCAACGGCGAGAGCCCGGATTACAGTGTCGAGATTTCCATCAATACGGCCGAGGAAGGTGCACCCAACAACTGGTCGTTCAAGTTGGCAGAAGCGATCAACAAGGCCCATACACTCATCCGCGCGGGCGTTCGTGACGAAGACGGTACGGTCGAGCCGGTCAAAGGCAATAACCGTCTGTTCGCGCAAAAAGCGAGCGGTGTAACGCGCTACGAAGTGCAATTGAACATGCAGGAAGATGCCGCGGCTCGCCTGTCGGTGGCGTCCCAGCAAGCTGAATATGTGCTGGAAAAAGGCTTGGCCAAGGTTGATTTCGGCATTTTGTCCAACCGCAAAATGAACGTCGAAGCGACCCTGTTCAACGAGAGCAACAAGCCAGTCGGCTCCACCTCTGCACAAGTGGACAGCGGCTCGAATTGGCTGGCGATCGATGTGCGCGGCAATCCTGGTGCACATACGCTGACCCTGGTCGGCACCACACTCGATGGCCGCACTACTCGCCAGGATACCCAGACCACGCAACTGACGGGTGAAGGCGCTGGCGCTGACTACGAGTTTGTGTTCCCGGAAGGCATCAGCGGCTACATCGCTGGTACCAGAGTGTTGCAACCGAAGATCAACAAGGTCTTCGAGTGCAAGCCATTCCCGGAGTCGGGCTACTGCAAGCAATACAGCCCGACTGCCAACGGATTCGAACCTGGCGTGGGTGCGCATTCGCACATGGCGTGGAACGAACTCTAA
- a CDS encoding type II secretion system protein N has translation MKLSLKVLTCFGLRPITAGLLILPVGCAVFVVWQERLFREQFTRALPAMVAVIPEPVRVPLDATAVATVFGLTTDDTPRTSAEPLTLQASFVVSNGLSRALLADAQGSRLYQVGERLPGGSVLRRVEASQVMLWNKGREELLTLQSPAARFLRRFESPTEPQTPVVSARYLRPFSGPSE, from the coding sequence GTGAAACTTTCACTGAAGGTGCTGACCTGTTTCGGCCTGCGCCCGATCACGGCAGGCCTGCTGATTTTGCCGGTGGGCTGCGCCGTTTTTGTCGTGTGGCAGGAGCGGCTTTTTCGTGAACAGTTCACCCGGGCATTACCGGCGATGGTCGCAGTTATCCCCGAGCCTGTCCGCGTGCCGCTGGATGCGACGGCGGTGGCAACGGTATTTGGACTGACCACAGACGACACTCCCCGAACCAGCGCCGAGCCCTTGACGTTGCAGGCCAGTTTTGTCGTCAGCAATGGTTTGTCCAGAGCACTGCTGGCCGATGCTCAAGGTTCGCGTTTGTACCAGGTCGGCGAGCGGTTGCCCGGCGGCAGCGTTCTGCGTCGCGTCGAGGCCAGCCAAGTGATGCTGTGGAACAAGGGGCGCGAAGAACTATTGACCCTTCAATCGCCTGCCGCGCGTTTTCTGCGCCGATTCGAATCTCCAACCGAGCCTCAAACTCCCGTTGTATCAGCGCGTTATCTACGCCCGTTTTCCGGGCCGTCAGAGTGA